The Styela clava chromosome 13, kaStyClav1.hap1.2, whole genome shotgun sequence genome has a window encoding:
- the LOC120332494 gene encoding uncharacterized protein LOC120332494 isoform X1, which produces MFIQQQISTTIHRSILGQSTNAKWQGLKMKIICAGLQKTGTKTMAQALRILGYNVHDVFEQFFYEKELWDKVLENSASVEDYQKFLGEIDAVMDWPAVAVWEQIMGAFPDAKIILTVRSTEDEWYESMKKHFEVANQYVTMNETLLRILLLFAGPLAREFNKTQRAFIPACLGLPVMYGSHTETFLRSRYRQHNLYVKSICPNEKLLIYNVKDGWKPLCDFLNVGYPDTPFPRENIKSDMIHKLLNNKWEHDCGFQSRMDRQIRINSQNDLIIWHLVWLPVHVQMHELTAGGNLTNQRLR; this is translated from the exons TTAGCACAACAATTCATAGATCCATATTGGGGCAATCTACGAACGCGAAATG GCAAGGATTAAAAATGAAGATAATATGTGCAGGACTGCAGAAAACCGGTACAAAAACTATGGCTCAAGCATTAAGAATACTTGGCTATAATGTACATgatgtatttgaacagtttttCTACGAAAAAGAGTTGTGGGACAAG GTTCTCGAGAACTCGGCATCCGTGGAAGACTACCAAAAATTTCTGGGAGAAATTGATGCAGTAATGGACTGGCCTGCTGTTGCTGTTTGGGAGCAAATAATGGGAGCTTTCCCAGATGCAAAA aTAATTCTGACGGTTCGTTCGACAGAAGATGAGTGGTACGAAAGTatgaaaaaacattttgaagttgCAAACCAATATGTAAC AATGAATGAAACTTTACTCAGAATACTTTTACTATTTGCGGGACCACTTGCCAGAGAATTCAATAAAACGCAAAGAGCGTTTATACCGGCCTGTCTTGGATTGCCGGTAATGTATGGATCACATACTGAAACGTTTCTGAG ATCTCGATATCGACAGCATAATCTTTATGTGAAATCAATTTGTCCGAATGAAAAACTTTTAATATACAATGTTAAAGATGGCTGGAAGCCACTGTGCGACTTTTTGAACGTCGGATATCCGGATACGCCTTTTCCAAGAGAGAACATAAAATCGGATATGATTCACAAACTTTTGAATAATAAATGGGAGCACGATTGCGGATTCCAAAGCCGTATGGATAGACAAATAAGA ATAAATAGTCAAAAtgatttaatcatatggcatctcgtttggttaccagtccatgttcaAATGCATGAATTAACTGCTGGAGGAAATCttaccaaccagcggttacgttaG
- the LOC120332497 gene encoding NADH dehydrogenase [ubiquinone] 1 beta subcomplex subunit 9-like: MANALKASSLYRFMTHKRKVLSLYKKSLRHLEAWCYNLGRPHYCYERTLLRARFDQHKDEPSENRAAQLLRLGEEEFWENQSPDPIVWPNDGVEPGVLFERLNKYKIPEHYIEFWSAEEKAMFPDFLAKREKWIEIRKQTWEQEMKILQEWDKKNIEEGVPMTDQLPAAKEKDGYPPFWWHTVTRPLEQPERMTWFPRTANTS, translated from the exons ATGGCGAATGCACTGAAAGCGAGTTCGTTGTACAGATTTATGACACATAAACGTAAAGTTTTATCATTGTACAAAAAATCTCTTCGACATTTGGAAGCTTGGTGCTACAATTTAGGGAG GCCTCATTATTGCTACGAGCGAACACTTTTGCGGGCAAGATTTGATCAACATAAAGATGAACCAAGTGAAAACAGAGCAGCACAGCTTTTACGACTCGGTGAAGAAGAGTTCTGGGAAAATCAAAGTCCCGATCCAATCGTGTGGCCAAATGACGGTGTTGAGCCAGGTGTATTATTTGAACGCCTTAATAAATATAAG ATTCCTGAGCACTACATCGAATTTTGGAGTGCAGAAGAAAAAGCTATGTTTCCCGATTTCCTTGCCAAACGAGAAAAATGGATCGAAATTCGAAAACAAACCTGGGaacaagaaatgaaaatattgcaaGAAtgggataaaaaaaatattgaagaa GGAGTTCCTATGACTGACCAACTACCAGCAGCTAAGGAGAAAGACGGATATCCGCCTTTTTGGTGGCACACTGTTACAAGGCCTTTAGAACAGCCAGAGAGAATGACATGGTTTCCAAGAACAGCAAATACATCttaa
- the LOC120332494 gene encoding uncharacterized protein LOC120332494 isoform X3, which produces MFIQQQISTTIHRSILGQSTNAKWQGLKMKIICAGLQKTGTKTMAQALRILGYNVHDVFEQFFYEKELWDKVLENSASVEDYQKFLGEIDAVMDWPAVAVWEQIMGAFPDAKIILTVRSTEDEWYESMKKHFEVANQYVTMNETLLRILLLFAGPLAREFNKTQRAFIPACLGLPVMYGSHTETFLRCNSIQVQLSWVQM; this is translated from the exons TTAGCACAACAATTCATAGATCCATATTGGGGCAATCTACGAACGCGAAATG GCAAGGATTAAAAATGAAGATAATATGTGCAGGACTGCAGAAAACCGGTACAAAAACTATGGCTCAAGCATTAAGAATACTTGGCTATAATGTACATgatgtatttgaacagtttttCTACGAAAAAGAGTTGTGGGACAAG GTTCTCGAGAACTCGGCATCCGTGGAAGACTACCAAAAATTTCTGGGAGAAATTGATGCAGTAATGGACTGGCCTGCTGTTGCTGTTTGGGAGCAAATAATGGGAGCTTTCCCAGATGCAAAA aTAATTCTGACGGTTCGTTCGACAGAAGATGAGTGGTACGAAAGTatgaaaaaacattttgaagttgCAAACCAATATGTAAC AATGAATGAAACTTTACTCAGAATACTTTTACTATTTGCGGGACCACTTGCCAGAGAATTCAATAAAACGCAAAGAGCGTTTATACCGGCCTGTCTTGGATTGCCGGTAATGTATGGATCACATACTGAAACGTTTCTGAG gtgcaatagtatacaggtgcaattgtcgtgggttcaaatgtaa
- the LOC120332955 gene encoding uncharacterized protein LOC120332955 yields MLMRIQNCFTIVVAVLSCITFTFGSRRNQSPASCTTTGVETDCREKHLMEVPATISHSTQKLYMDGNPLKILKSNSFNLLPSLLNLSLINCHLSTLDPKSFVGLTNLTILNLSNNSIKSFPDLLFGADLKNLQYLYLKFNSISRISQNALDHLVKLKELHLEHNKLTAIHQHSFTKLAHIKWLSIDHNSLVTAYASWFTPITKTLTHLSLGHNPWVCDSKMCGYKNWTSAAHKKFSGAVDITCSKTNTSLKNIHSKTLCATNKIIVIASNAPKMPVKTVGLAATISLECPDKLSTSWKYSSKSKNGSFVPIKQDEKIKIAPGVLTITGTAKHDGGTYCCLDTVGDDLQHTPSGSPHSTPHCFSLKIKSQSFTKPASPSSGGGSGGASAAVIIIIIVILVLVVGVWYFRRKRRNYGLLSDESVFQPSYDDPVSQESSHISVHNGGTGDTTMMGEAYV; encoded by the exons ATGCTTATGAGGATACAGAACTGTTTTACG ATTGTCGTGGCTGTTCTGTCTTGCATTACATTCACATTCGGATCACGGAGAAATCAGTCACCAGCATCATGTACGACAACGGGTGTTGAAACCGACTGCAGAGAGAAGCACTTGATGGAAGTACCAGCAA cAATTTCACATTCTACCCAGAAATTGTACATGGATGGAAAcccgttgaaaattttgaaatcaaacaGTTTCAATCTACTTCCAAGTTTACTTAATTTATCACTGATAAATTGCCATCTGTCGACGCTGGATCCCAAAAGTTTCGT AGGATTGACGAATCTTACTATTTTAAATCTGAGCAACAACAGCATTAAATCATTCCCGGATTTACtatttggagcagatttaaaaaatttgcaataCCTCTACCTCAAATTCAATTCCATTTCACGAATTTCACAGAATGCATTAGATCATCTGGTAAAGTTAAAA GAACTTCATCTAGAACACAATAAACTCACTGCAATTCACCAGCATTCTTTCACCAAGTTGGCACATATAAAATGGTTATCTATCGAT CATAATAGTCTGGTCACTGCATACGCATCGTGGTTCACTCCAATCACAAAAACACTCACACATTTATCACTCGGACACAATCCTTGGGTATGTGACTCAAAAATGTGCGGATACAAAAACTGGACATCTGCAGCACACAAGAAGTTTAGTGGAGCGGTTGACATAACTTGCAG CAAAACAAACACATCATTGAAAAACATTCATTCAAAGACTCTTTGTGctacaaataaaattatagtgATTGCATCGAACGCGCCAAAAATGCCTGTCAAGACAGTCGGATTAG CTGCAACTATTTCGCTTGAGTGCCCGGATAAACTCTCAACGTCGTGGAAATATTCGTCTAAATCAAAGAATGGTTCGTTTGTTCCAATCAAGCAAGacgagaaaataaaaatagctcCTGGAGTGCTTACTATAACCG GTACAGCAAAGCACGACGGAGGTACATATTGTTGTCTCGACACAGTAGGCGACGATCTCCAACATACTCCATCTGGCTCACCTCACAGCACACCACATTGCTTCTCGCTTAAAATCAAATCACAGTCGTTCACAAAACCCGCATCTCCCTCTAGTGGCGGTGGTAGTGGTGGAGCATCAGCGGCAGTTATCATTATCATTATTGTAATCCTGGTCTTGGTTGTAGGTGTCTGGTATTTCCGACGTAAAAGAAGAAATTATGGATTGCTAAGTGATGAG AGTGTTTTTCAACCGAGTTATGACGACCCAGTTTCACAAGAATCGTCCCATATATCAGTTCACAATGGGGGAACAGGAGATACAACAATGATGGGAGAAGCCTACGTTTGA
- the LOC120332496 gene encoding cytochrome c oxidase assembly factor 7B-like produces MDQINFKNEEEVKEYLQNTEIEFMFGCEKEFNSDSCARLGNFLEVVRKDYKGAGTAYKTCCQTYRNPLCCYKVGQFYMLGKGGLAKSQVGAFDSYRTACIQTKTKDEGKNDRIAASCCNMGLLLTQFPKLREEFWNTTKEKVDYSKADCKTEISNLPTDAVQAIQRSCDLNDAVGCNFLSQLYMTGFENLCKKDFKIAAKYAEKSCELGDAGGCHNLALMHERGDGVPKNQAKADEYKAKKLDLLKGNTSLQFGAH; encoded by the exons ATGgaccaaattaattttaaaaatgaggaAGAGGTGAAAGAATATTTGCAAAATACCGAGATTGAATTTATGTTTGGGTGCGAAAAAGAGTTCAATTCAGACA GTTGTGCCAGGCTTGGCAACTTTCTAGAAGTCGTGCGAAAGGACTACAAAGGTGCAGGCACTGCTTACAAAACATGTTGCCAAACATATAGGAATCCACTATGCTGTTACAAAGTTGGTCAATTTTATATGCTTGGAAAAG GTGGCTTGGCAAAAAGCCAGGTTGGGGCATTCGACTCTTACAGAACTGCATGTATCCAGACCAAGACTAAAGATGAAGGCAAAAATGACAGAATTGCAGCAAGCTGTTGCAACATGGGCTTGTTGTTAACGCAGTTTCCA AAACTAAGAGAGGAATTTTGGAACACAACAAAGGAAAAAGTTGATTATTCAAAAGCAGACTGTAAAACTGAAATCAGTAATCTACCTACTGATGCTGTACAAGCGATTCAAAGATCATGTGATCTAAATGACGCTGTGGGTTGTAATTTTTTAAGCCAATTATACATGACAGGCTTTGAAAACCTATGCAAAAAAGACTTTAAAATAGCTGCTAAATATGCTGAAAAATCCTGTGAATTAGGAGACGCAGGTGGTTGTCATAATTTGGCTCTGATGCATGAAAGAGGAGATGGAGTGCCAAAGAACCAGGCAAAAGCTGATGAATACAAagcaaaaaaacttgatttgttAAAAGGAAATACTTCACTACAATTTGGTGCGCATTAA
- the LOC120332494 gene encoding uncharacterized protein LOC120332494 isoform X2 codes for MTFVCNLCSFNNKLAQQFIDPYWGNLRTRNGLQKTGTKTMAQALRILGYNVHDVFEQFFYEKELWDKVLENSASVEDYQKFLGEIDAVMDWPAVAVWEQIMGAFPDAKIILTVRSTEDEWYESMKKHFEVANQYVTMNETLLRILLLFAGPLAREFNKTQRAFIPACLGLPVMYGSHTETFLRSRYRQHNLYVKSICPNEKLLIYNVKDGWKPLCDFLNVGYPDTPFPRENIKSDMIHKLLNNKWEHDCGFQSRMDRQIRINSQNDLIIWHLVWLPVHVQMHELTAGGNLTNQRLR; via the exons TTAGCACAACAATTCATAGATCCATATTGGGGCAATCTACGAACGCGAAATG GACTGCAGAAAACCGGTACAAAAACTATGGCTCAAGCATTAAGAATACTTGGCTATAATGTACATgatgtatttgaacagtttttCTACGAAAAAGAGTTGTGGGACAAG GTTCTCGAGAACTCGGCATCCGTGGAAGACTACCAAAAATTTCTGGGAGAAATTGATGCAGTAATGGACTGGCCTGCTGTTGCTGTTTGGGAGCAAATAATGGGAGCTTTCCCAGATGCAAAA aTAATTCTGACGGTTCGTTCGACAGAAGATGAGTGGTACGAAAGTatgaaaaaacattttgaagttgCAAACCAATATGTAAC AATGAATGAAACTTTACTCAGAATACTTTTACTATTTGCGGGACCACTTGCCAGAGAATTCAATAAAACGCAAAGAGCGTTTATACCGGCCTGTCTTGGATTGCCGGTAATGTATGGATCACATACTGAAACGTTTCTGAG ATCTCGATATCGACAGCATAATCTTTATGTGAAATCAATTTGTCCGAATGAAAAACTTTTAATATACAATGTTAAAGATGGCTGGAAGCCACTGTGCGACTTTTTGAACGTCGGATATCCGGATACGCCTTTTCCAAGAGAGAACATAAAATCGGATATGATTCACAAACTTTTGAATAATAAATGGGAGCACGATTGCGGATTCCAAAGCCGTATGGATAGACAAATAAGA ATAAATAGTCAAAAtgatttaatcatatggcatctcgtttggttaccagtccatgttcaAATGCATGAATTAACTGCTGGAGGAAATCttaccaaccagcggttacgttaG